In Gambusia affinis linkage group LG06, SWU_Gaff_1.0, whole genome shotgun sequence, one DNA window encodes the following:
- the dclk1b gene encoding serine/threonine-protein kinase DCLK1b isoform X3 has translation MDLEHFDEREKSQRYTRRGSRGNGLPSPTHSAHCSLYRTRTLQALSSEKKAKKIRFYRNGDRYFKGIVYAISQERFRSLDALLADLTRSLSDNVNLPQGVRTIYTVDGATKITSIEQLVEGESYVCASIEPFKKLDYTKNVNPNWAVGARTAASVRDPSSLGSAMAGSPETRETKDFIKPKLVTIVRSGVKPRKAVRVLLNKKTAHSFDQVMSDITDAIKLDSGVVKRLCTVDGKVVTCLQDFFAEDDIFIACGPEKFRYQDDFNLDENECRVTKSSSYGRLPTVHSHSLPRTGGMSRRSKSPSPAGSANGTAGSMLSTPRSGKSPSPILTSPASLRRRQGSQYSGSSLSLASTKVCSSMDEGDGPNSEVEAVEDCSPVPTSIAERYKVGRILGDGNFAVVRECVERSTGREYALKIISKDKCKGKEHMIQSEVSILRRVKHPNIVLLIEEMDTRRDLYLVMELVKGGDLFDAITSSNRYTERDASCMLFNLASAIKYLHSLNIVHRDIKPENLLVYEHQDGSKSLKLGDFGLATVVNGPLYAVCGTPTYVAPEIVAETGYGLKVDIWAAGVITYILVCGFPPFRGSGEDQEALFEEILKGHLEFPAPYWDNVSEPAKALITGMLQVVVDQRYTAVQVLDHPWVNGDSLSEKGHQLAVAGKIKKHFNYGPKLNGTAAGVSVITDLTIQKSGSLDHNQNPGLYWIRPRHLIKRSKFSDEDATRM, from the exons ATGGACCTGGAGCATTTTGATGAGCGGGAAAAGTCTCAGAGATACACCCGAAGGGGCTCCAGAGGGAATGGTCTCCCTAGTCCAACTCATAGTGCTCACTGCAGCCTTTACAGAACCAGGACACTGCAAGCACTGAGCTCAGAAAAGAAGGCCAAGAAGATTCGTTTCTACCGCAACGGTGACCGCTACTTTAAAGGAATTGTGTATGCCATTTCTCAGGAGAGATTTAGATCACTAGATGCTCTCCTTGCAGATCTCACAAGATCTCTCTCAGATAATGTCAACTTGCCCCAAGGAGTAAGGACCATATATACTGTTGATGGAGCAACCAAGATTACCAGCATAGAACAGCTGGTGGAAG GAGAAAGCTATGTTTGTGCATCTATAGAGCCTTTCAAGAAACTAGACTATACGAAGAATGTAAACCCCAACTGGGCAGTTGGTGCCAGGACTGCAGCATCTGTCCGTGATCCTTCTTCCCTGGGCAGCGCCATGGCTGGATCCCCAGAAACCAGGGAgaccaaagacttcataaagCCCAAACTGGTGACGATTGTCCGCAGTGGAGTCAAACCTCGCAAGGCTGTTCGGGTCTTGCTCAACAAGAAGACGGCACACTCCTTTGATCAAGTCATGAGTGACATCACAGATGCTATCAAGCTGGACTCTGGGGTTGTTAAAAGGCTATGTACTGTTGATGGCAAAGTG GTTACATGTCTTCAGGACTTTTTTGCAGAAGATGACATTTTCATTGCTTGTGGTCCTGAAAAGTTTCGCTATCAAGATGATTTCAATTTGGATGAAAATG AATGCAGGGTGACAAAGTCGTCGTCTTATGGCCGACTCCCCACAGTTCATAGTCATTCCTTGCCGAGAACTGGTGGAATGTCTCGTAGAAGCAAGTCTCCCTCACCTGCCGGATCag CAAATGGCACTGCGGGCAGTATGCTTTCTACACCTCGTTCTGGAAAATCTCCAAGTCCCATTTTAACCAGTCCCGCTAGCCTCCGAAGACGACAG GGATCCCAGTACAGTGGCTCTTCACTCTCGTTGGCCTCTACCAAGGTATGCAGCTCAATGGATGAAGGAGATGGTCCCAACAGTGAAG TTGAGGCAGTGGAAGACTGTTCCCCAGTTCCTACCTCCATAGCAGAGAGATACAAAGTTGGGAGGATTTTAGGGGATGGAAACTTTGCTGTGGTTCGTGAATGTGTGGAAAGATCAACTGGAAGAGAGTAcgctttaaaaataatcagcaaaGACAAATGTAAGGGAAAG GAACACATGATACAGAGTGAAGTGTCCATCCTGAGGCGTGTGAAACATCCAAACATTGTCCTCTTAATCGAGGAAATGGACACCCGCAGAGATCTCTATCTTGTAATGGAGCTGGTGAAG GGAGGAGATCTCTTTGACGCCATTACCTCCTCCAACAGATACACAGAGCGGGATGCCAGTTGTATGCTGTTCAACTTGGCAAGCGCCATCAAGTACCTCCACAGTCTCAATATTGTGCACAGAGACATAAAACCAGAGAATCTCTTG GTGTATGAACATCAAGATGGTAGTAAATCTCTGAAACTGGGAGACTTTGGCTTGGCTACTGTTGTCAATGGTCCTCTTTATGCTGTTTGTGGAACGCCAACTTATGTAGCACCAGAGATTGTTGCTGAAACAGG ATATGGCCTCAAGGTTGACATCTGGGCAGCGGGCGTCATCACTTACATACTGGTCTGTGGCTTTCCTCCTTTCCGTGG cagtgGTGAAGACCAGGAGGCCCTCtttgaagagattttaaaaggCCATCTTGAATTTCCAGCACCATACTGGGACAATGTATCTGAGCCTGCCAAG GCTCTGATCACTGGCATGCTGCAGGTAGTTGTGGATCAAAGATACACAGCTGTACAAGTGCTGGATCACCCCTGGGTCAAT GGTGACAGTCTGTCAGAAAAGGGGCACCAGCTTGCTGTGGCTGGAAAAATCAAGAAGCATTTTAATTATGGACCCAAGCTCAACGGCACTGCAGCAGGAGTGTCAGTGATTACA GACTTAACCATCCAGAAGTCAGGGTCTTTGGATCACAACCAGAATCCAGGATTGTATTGGATAAG ACCACGCCACTTGATAAAGAGAAGCAAGTTTTCCGACGAAGACGCCACCAGGATGTAA
- the dclk1b gene encoding serine/threonine-protein kinase DCLK1b isoform X4 — MDLEHFDEREKSQRYTRRGSRGNGLPSPTHSAHCSLYRTRTLQALSSEKKAKKIRFYRNDLTRSLSDNVNLPQGVRTIYTVDGATKITSIEQLVEGESYVCASIEPFKKLDYTKNVNPNWAVGARTAASVRDPSSLGSAMAGSPETRETKDFIKPKLVTIVRSGVKPRKAVRVLLNKKTAHSFDQVMSDITDAIKLDSGVVKRLCTVDGKVVTCLQDFFAEDDIFIACGPEKFRYQDDFNLDENECRVTKSSSYGRLPTVHSHSLPRTGGMSRRSKSPSPAGSANGTAGSMLSTPRSGKSPSPILTSPASLRRRQGSQYSGSSLSLASTKVCSSMDEGDGPNSEVEAVEDCSPVPTSIAERYKVGRILGDGNFAVVRECVERSTGREYALKIISKDKCKGKEHMIQSEVSILRRVKHPNIVLLIEEMDTRRDLYLVMELVKGGDLFDAITSSNRYTERDASCMLFNLASAIKYLHSLNIVHRDIKPENLLVYEHQDGSKSLKLGDFGLATVVNGPLYAVCGTPTYVAPEIVAETGYGLKVDIWAAGVITYILVCGFPPFRGSGEDQEALFEEILKGHLEFPAPYWDNVSEPAKALITGMLQVVVDQRYTAVQVLDHPWVNGDSLSEKGHQLAVAGKIKKHFNYGPKLNGTAAGVSVITTTPLDKEKQVFRRRRHQDVKLSTQLLPSSGATTTSEMANPIVSPEFEELSPSSADTLLSPTSPF; from the exons ATGGACCTGGAGCATTTTGATGAGCGGGAAAAGTCTCAGAGATACACCCGAAGGGGCTCCAGAGGGAATGGTCTCCCTAGTCCAACTCATAGTGCTCACTGCAGCCTTTACAGAACCAGGACACTGCAAGCACTGAGCTCAGAAAAGAAGGCCAAGAAGATTCGTTTCTACCGCAACG ATCTCACAAGATCTCTCTCAGATAATGTCAACTTGCCCCAAGGAGTAAGGACCATATATACTGTTGATGGAGCAACCAAGATTACCAGCATAGAACAGCTGGTGGAAG GAGAAAGCTATGTTTGTGCATCTATAGAGCCTTTCAAGAAACTAGACTATACGAAGAATGTAAACCCCAACTGGGCAGTTGGTGCCAGGACTGCAGCATCTGTCCGTGATCCTTCTTCCCTGGGCAGCGCCATGGCTGGATCCCCAGAAACCAGGGAgaccaaagacttcataaagCCCAAACTGGTGACGATTGTCCGCAGTGGAGTCAAACCTCGCAAGGCTGTTCGGGTCTTGCTCAACAAGAAGACGGCACACTCCTTTGATCAAGTCATGAGTGACATCACAGATGCTATCAAGCTGGACTCTGGGGTTGTTAAAAGGCTATGTACTGTTGATGGCAAAGTG GTTACATGTCTTCAGGACTTTTTTGCAGAAGATGACATTTTCATTGCTTGTGGTCCTGAAAAGTTTCGCTATCAAGATGATTTCAATTTGGATGAAAATG AATGCAGGGTGACAAAGTCGTCGTCTTATGGCCGACTCCCCACAGTTCATAGTCATTCCTTGCCGAGAACTGGTGGAATGTCTCGTAGAAGCAAGTCTCCCTCACCTGCCGGATCag CAAATGGCACTGCGGGCAGTATGCTTTCTACACCTCGTTCTGGAAAATCTCCAAGTCCCATTTTAACCAGTCCCGCTAGCCTCCGAAGACGACAG GGATCCCAGTACAGTGGCTCTTCACTCTCGTTGGCCTCTACCAAGGTATGCAGCTCAATGGATGAAGGAGATGGTCCCAACAGTGAAG TTGAGGCAGTGGAAGACTGTTCCCCAGTTCCTACCTCCATAGCAGAGAGATACAAAGTTGGGAGGATTTTAGGGGATGGAAACTTTGCTGTGGTTCGTGAATGTGTGGAAAGATCAACTGGAAGAGAGTAcgctttaaaaataatcagcaaaGACAAATGTAAGGGAAAG GAACACATGATACAGAGTGAAGTGTCCATCCTGAGGCGTGTGAAACATCCAAACATTGTCCTCTTAATCGAGGAAATGGACACCCGCAGAGATCTCTATCTTGTAATGGAGCTGGTGAAG GGAGGAGATCTCTTTGACGCCATTACCTCCTCCAACAGATACACAGAGCGGGATGCCAGTTGTATGCTGTTCAACTTGGCAAGCGCCATCAAGTACCTCCACAGTCTCAATATTGTGCACAGAGACATAAAACCAGAGAATCTCTTG GTGTATGAACATCAAGATGGTAGTAAATCTCTGAAACTGGGAGACTTTGGCTTGGCTACTGTTGTCAATGGTCCTCTTTATGCTGTTTGTGGAACGCCAACTTATGTAGCACCAGAGATTGTTGCTGAAACAGG ATATGGCCTCAAGGTTGACATCTGGGCAGCGGGCGTCATCACTTACATACTGGTCTGTGGCTTTCCTCCTTTCCGTGG cagtgGTGAAGACCAGGAGGCCCTCtttgaagagattttaaaaggCCATCTTGAATTTCCAGCACCATACTGGGACAATGTATCTGAGCCTGCCAAG GCTCTGATCACTGGCATGCTGCAGGTAGTTGTGGATCAAAGATACACAGCTGTACAAGTGCTGGATCACCCCTGGGTCAAT GGTGACAGTCTGTCAGAAAAGGGGCACCAGCTTGCTGTGGCTGGAAAAATCAAGAAGCATTTTAATTATGGACCCAAGCTCAACGGCACTGCAGCAGGAGTGTCAGTGATTACA ACCACGCCACTTGATAAAGAGAAGCAAGTTTTCCGACGAAGACGCCACCAGGATGTAAAACTTTCTACCCAACTGTTGCCCAGCAGTGGTGCCACCACAACCTCAGAGATGGCCAACCCCATCGTCTCTCCAGAGTTCGAAGAGTTGTCTCCAAGTTCAGCTGACACCCTTCTTTCACCCACTTCTCCCTTCTAA
- the dclk1b gene encoding serine/threonine-protein kinase DCLK1b isoform X1, with the protein MDLEHFDEREKSQRYTRRGSRGNGLPSPTHSAHCSLYRTRTLQALSSEKKAKKIRFYRNGDRYFKGIVYAISQERFRSLDALLADLTRSLSDNVNLPQGVRTIYTVDGATKITSIEQLVEGESYVCASIEPFKKLDYTKNVNPNWAVGARTAASVRDPSSLGSAMAGSPETRETKDFIKPKLVTIVRSGVKPRKAVRVLLNKKTAHSFDQVMSDITDAIKLDSGVVKRLCTVDGKVVTCLQDFFAEDDIFIACGPEKFRYQDDFNLDENECRVTKSSSYGRLPTVHSHSLPRTGGMSRRSKSPSPAGSANGTAGSMLSTPRSGKSPSPILTSPASLRRRQGSQYSGSSLSLASTKVCSSMDEGDGPNSEVEAVEDCSPVPTSIAERYKVGRILGDGNFAVVRECVERSTGREYALKIISKDKCKGKEHMIQSEVSILRRVKHPNIVLLIEEMDTRRDLYLVMELVKGGDLFDAITSSNRYTERDASCMLFNLASAIKYLHSLNIVHRDIKPENLLVYEHQDGSKSLKLGDFGLATVVNGPLYAVCGTPTYVAPEIVAETGYGLKVDIWAAGVITYILVCGFPPFRGSGEDQEALFEEILKGHLEFPAPYWDNVSEPAKALITGMLQVVVDQRYTAVQVLDHPWVNGDSLSEKGHQLAVAGKIKKHFNYGPKLNGTAAGVSVITTTPLDKEKQVFRRRRHQDVKLSTQLLPSSGATTTSEMANPIVSPEFEELSPSSADTLLSPTSPF; encoded by the exons ATGGACCTGGAGCATTTTGATGAGCGGGAAAAGTCTCAGAGATACACCCGAAGGGGCTCCAGAGGGAATGGTCTCCCTAGTCCAACTCATAGTGCTCACTGCAGCCTTTACAGAACCAGGACACTGCAAGCACTGAGCTCAGAAAAGAAGGCCAAGAAGATTCGTTTCTACCGCAACGGTGACCGCTACTTTAAAGGAATTGTGTATGCCATTTCTCAGGAGAGATTTAGATCACTAGATGCTCTCCTTGCAGATCTCACAAGATCTCTCTCAGATAATGTCAACTTGCCCCAAGGAGTAAGGACCATATATACTGTTGATGGAGCAACCAAGATTACCAGCATAGAACAGCTGGTGGAAG GAGAAAGCTATGTTTGTGCATCTATAGAGCCTTTCAAGAAACTAGACTATACGAAGAATGTAAACCCCAACTGGGCAGTTGGTGCCAGGACTGCAGCATCTGTCCGTGATCCTTCTTCCCTGGGCAGCGCCATGGCTGGATCCCCAGAAACCAGGGAgaccaaagacttcataaagCCCAAACTGGTGACGATTGTCCGCAGTGGAGTCAAACCTCGCAAGGCTGTTCGGGTCTTGCTCAACAAGAAGACGGCACACTCCTTTGATCAAGTCATGAGTGACATCACAGATGCTATCAAGCTGGACTCTGGGGTTGTTAAAAGGCTATGTACTGTTGATGGCAAAGTG GTTACATGTCTTCAGGACTTTTTTGCAGAAGATGACATTTTCATTGCTTGTGGTCCTGAAAAGTTTCGCTATCAAGATGATTTCAATTTGGATGAAAATG AATGCAGGGTGACAAAGTCGTCGTCTTATGGCCGACTCCCCACAGTTCATAGTCATTCCTTGCCGAGAACTGGTGGAATGTCTCGTAGAAGCAAGTCTCCCTCACCTGCCGGATCag CAAATGGCACTGCGGGCAGTATGCTTTCTACACCTCGTTCTGGAAAATCTCCAAGTCCCATTTTAACCAGTCCCGCTAGCCTCCGAAGACGACAG GGATCCCAGTACAGTGGCTCTTCACTCTCGTTGGCCTCTACCAAGGTATGCAGCTCAATGGATGAAGGAGATGGTCCCAACAGTGAAG TTGAGGCAGTGGAAGACTGTTCCCCAGTTCCTACCTCCATAGCAGAGAGATACAAAGTTGGGAGGATTTTAGGGGATGGAAACTTTGCTGTGGTTCGTGAATGTGTGGAAAGATCAACTGGAAGAGAGTAcgctttaaaaataatcagcaaaGACAAATGTAAGGGAAAG GAACACATGATACAGAGTGAAGTGTCCATCCTGAGGCGTGTGAAACATCCAAACATTGTCCTCTTAATCGAGGAAATGGACACCCGCAGAGATCTCTATCTTGTAATGGAGCTGGTGAAG GGAGGAGATCTCTTTGACGCCATTACCTCCTCCAACAGATACACAGAGCGGGATGCCAGTTGTATGCTGTTCAACTTGGCAAGCGCCATCAAGTACCTCCACAGTCTCAATATTGTGCACAGAGACATAAAACCAGAGAATCTCTTG GTGTATGAACATCAAGATGGTAGTAAATCTCTGAAACTGGGAGACTTTGGCTTGGCTACTGTTGTCAATGGTCCTCTTTATGCTGTTTGTGGAACGCCAACTTATGTAGCACCAGAGATTGTTGCTGAAACAGG ATATGGCCTCAAGGTTGACATCTGGGCAGCGGGCGTCATCACTTACATACTGGTCTGTGGCTTTCCTCCTTTCCGTGG cagtgGTGAAGACCAGGAGGCCCTCtttgaagagattttaaaaggCCATCTTGAATTTCCAGCACCATACTGGGACAATGTATCTGAGCCTGCCAAG GCTCTGATCACTGGCATGCTGCAGGTAGTTGTGGATCAAAGATACACAGCTGTACAAGTGCTGGATCACCCCTGGGTCAAT GGTGACAGTCTGTCAGAAAAGGGGCACCAGCTTGCTGTGGCTGGAAAAATCAAGAAGCATTTTAATTATGGACCCAAGCTCAACGGCACTGCAGCAGGAGTGTCAGTGATTACA ACCACGCCACTTGATAAAGAGAAGCAAGTTTTCCGACGAAGACGCCACCAGGATGTAAAACTTTCTACCCAACTGTTGCCCAGCAGTGGTGCCACCACAACCTCAGAGATGGCCAACCCCATCGTCTCTCCAGAGTTCGAAGAGTTGTCTCCAAGTTCAGCTGACACCCTTCTTTCACCCACTTCTCCCTTCTAA
- the dclk1b gene encoding serine/threonine-protein kinase DCLK1b isoform X2, which produces MDLEHFDEREKSQRYTRRGSRGNGLPSPTHSAHCSLYRTRTLQALSSEKKAKKIRFYRNGDRYFKGIVYAISQERFRSLDALLADLTRSLSDNVNLPQGVRTIYTVDGATKITSIEQLVEGESYVCASIEPFKKLDYTKNVNPNWAVGARTAASVRDPSSLGSAMAGSPETRETKDFIKPKLVTIVRSGVKPRKAVRVLLNKKTAHSFDQVMSDITDAIKLDSGVVKRLCTVDGKVVTCLQDFFAEDDIFIACGPEKFRYQDDFNLDENECRVTKSSSYGRLPTVHSHSLPRTGGMSRRSKSPSPAGSANGTAGSMLSTPRSGKSPSPILTSPASLRRRQGSQYSGSSLSLASTKVCSSMDEGDGPNSEVEAVEDCSPVPTSIAERYKVGRILGDGNFAVVRECVERSTGREYALKIISKDKCKGKEHMIQSEVSILRRVKHPNIVLLIEEMDTRRDLYLVMELVKGGDLFDAITSSNRYTERDASCMLFNLASAIKYLHSLNIVHRDIKPENLLVYEHQDGSKSLKLGDFGLATVVNGPLYAVCGTPTYVAPEIVAETGYGLKVDIWAAGVITYILVCGFPPFRGGEDQEALFEEILKGHLEFPAPYWDNVSEPAKALITGMLQVVVDQRYTAVQVLDHPWVNGDSLSEKGHQLAVAGKIKKHFNYGPKLNGTAAGVSVITTTPLDKEKQVFRRRRHQDVKLSTQLLPSSGATTTSEMANPIVSPEFEELSPSSADTLLSPTSPF; this is translated from the exons ATGGACCTGGAGCATTTTGATGAGCGGGAAAAGTCTCAGAGATACACCCGAAGGGGCTCCAGAGGGAATGGTCTCCCTAGTCCAACTCATAGTGCTCACTGCAGCCTTTACAGAACCAGGACACTGCAAGCACTGAGCTCAGAAAAGAAGGCCAAGAAGATTCGTTTCTACCGCAACGGTGACCGCTACTTTAAAGGAATTGTGTATGCCATTTCTCAGGAGAGATTTAGATCACTAGATGCTCTCCTTGCAGATCTCACAAGATCTCTCTCAGATAATGTCAACTTGCCCCAAGGAGTAAGGACCATATATACTGTTGATGGAGCAACCAAGATTACCAGCATAGAACAGCTGGTGGAAG GAGAAAGCTATGTTTGTGCATCTATAGAGCCTTTCAAGAAACTAGACTATACGAAGAATGTAAACCCCAACTGGGCAGTTGGTGCCAGGACTGCAGCATCTGTCCGTGATCCTTCTTCCCTGGGCAGCGCCATGGCTGGATCCCCAGAAACCAGGGAgaccaaagacttcataaagCCCAAACTGGTGACGATTGTCCGCAGTGGAGTCAAACCTCGCAAGGCTGTTCGGGTCTTGCTCAACAAGAAGACGGCACACTCCTTTGATCAAGTCATGAGTGACATCACAGATGCTATCAAGCTGGACTCTGGGGTTGTTAAAAGGCTATGTACTGTTGATGGCAAAGTG GTTACATGTCTTCAGGACTTTTTTGCAGAAGATGACATTTTCATTGCTTGTGGTCCTGAAAAGTTTCGCTATCAAGATGATTTCAATTTGGATGAAAATG AATGCAGGGTGACAAAGTCGTCGTCTTATGGCCGACTCCCCACAGTTCATAGTCATTCCTTGCCGAGAACTGGTGGAATGTCTCGTAGAAGCAAGTCTCCCTCACCTGCCGGATCag CAAATGGCACTGCGGGCAGTATGCTTTCTACACCTCGTTCTGGAAAATCTCCAAGTCCCATTTTAACCAGTCCCGCTAGCCTCCGAAGACGACAG GGATCCCAGTACAGTGGCTCTTCACTCTCGTTGGCCTCTACCAAGGTATGCAGCTCAATGGATGAAGGAGATGGTCCCAACAGTGAAG TTGAGGCAGTGGAAGACTGTTCCCCAGTTCCTACCTCCATAGCAGAGAGATACAAAGTTGGGAGGATTTTAGGGGATGGAAACTTTGCTGTGGTTCGTGAATGTGTGGAAAGATCAACTGGAAGAGAGTAcgctttaaaaataatcagcaaaGACAAATGTAAGGGAAAG GAACACATGATACAGAGTGAAGTGTCCATCCTGAGGCGTGTGAAACATCCAAACATTGTCCTCTTAATCGAGGAAATGGACACCCGCAGAGATCTCTATCTTGTAATGGAGCTGGTGAAG GGAGGAGATCTCTTTGACGCCATTACCTCCTCCAACAGATACACAGAGCGGGATGCCAGTTGTATGCTGTTCAACTTGGCAAGCGCCATCAAGTACCTCCACAGTCTCAATATTGTGCACAGAGACATAAAACCAGAGAATCTCTTG GTGTATGAACATCAAGATGGTAGTAAATCTCTGAAACTGGGAGACTTTGGCTTGGCTACTGTTGTCAATGGTCCTCTTTATGCTGTTTGTGGAACGCCAACTTATGTAGCACCAGAGATTGTTGCTGAAACAGG ATATGGCCTCAAGGTTGACATCTGGGCAGCGGGCGTCATCACTTACATACTGGTCTGTGGCTTTCCTCCTTTCCGTGG tgGTGAAGACCAGGAGGCCCTCtttgaagagattttaaaaggCCATCTTGAATTTCCAGCACCATACTGGGACAATGTATCTGAGCCTGCCAAG GCTCTGATCACTGGCATGCTGCAGGTAGTTGTGGATCAAAGATACACAGCTGTACAAGTGCTGGATCACCCCTGGGTCAAT GGTGACAGTCTGTCAGAAAAGGGGCACCAGCTTGCTGTGGCTGGAAAAATCAAGAAGCATTTTAATTATGGACCCAAGCTCAACGGCACTGCAGCAGGAGTGTCAGTGATTACA ACCACGCCACTTGATAAAGAGAAGCAAGTTTTCCGACGAAGACGCCACCAGGATGTAAAACTTTCTACCCAACTGTTGCCCAGCAGTGGTGCCACCACAACCTCAGAGATGGCCAACCCCATCGTCTCTCCAGAGTTCGAAGAGTTGTCTCCAAGTTCAGCTGACACCCTTCTTTCACCCACTTCTCCCTTCTAA